In Bacillota bacterium, a genomic segment contains:
- a CDS encoding PAS domain-containing protein: protein MFVLRPAGTPRRDMTPVLFGVSGAILGWGLFKYGLFDLTPIARAVVMESMSEGVVVVERRDRVVDLNRAAQAMPGRETSFAVGRSVYEVFSEWLCLFEEGKTLRREGTSSYRSSMATPPTRRA from the coding sequence GTGTTCGTCTTGAGGCCGGCGGGCACGCCCCGACGTGATATGACTCCCGTGCTCTTCGGGGTCTCCGGCGCGATCCTGGGATGGGGCTTGTTCAAGTATGGGTTGTTTGATCTGACTCCCATCGCTCGGGCGGTTGTGATGGAGAGCATGAGCGAAGGAGTCGTGGTCGTCGAAAGGCGCGACAGGGTGGTGGACCTCAACCGGGCGGCACAGGCCATGCCGGGGCGCGAAACGAGCTTCGCCGTCGGTCGGAGCGTGTACGAAGTGTTCAGTGAGTGGCTATGCCTGTTCGAGGAGGGCAAGACCTTGAGAAGAGAAGGGACGTCCTCATACAGGAGCTCAATGGCGACGCCGCCTACCAGGCGAGCATAA
- a CDS encoding TIGR04076 family protein — MPVFDLKITVKSQRGECAFKYKEGDVFWVRGGASPEGLCMTALAALMPAISVLSVGGSFPWEPDPDSTCRACPDGDNPVVFEVRRIAESEVGDGGDNGS; from the coding sequence TTGCCCGTCTTCGATCTCAAGATCACGGTCAAGAGCCAACGTGGAGAATGCGCATTCAAGTACAAGGAGGGTGACGTATTTTGGGTCCGAGGCGGAGCATCCCCGGAGGGTCTGTGCATGACTGCGCTAGCCGCACTCATGCCTGCCATATCAGTACTCTCGGTGGGAGGGAGCTTCCCATGGGAGCCTGACCCGGATTCGACCTGCCGGGCCTGCCCGGACGGGGACAACCCGGTGGTCTTCGAGGTCCGTCGAATCGCTGAAAGCGAGGTCGGTGACGGTGGAGATAACGGTAGCTGA
- a CDS encoding PucR family transcriptional regulator ligand-binding domain-containing protein produces MEITVAEALKIGGLRHCRVVAGSRNLGNKILHIDTMEVPDIRPWLRKHELLVTTAYAIKDDTQALARLIESLAEVEAAGLAIKPGRFIGNLPDFVIEAADKLGVPLIEIPVDLPFIEITHPLMKAILSRQARRLEYSEEVHRALLRVALEGQGYDSIATTLQSLLECGVIIFNREFEVLARAGASDVVPTPDQRAHLERMSGAGRTRLGHSGWRYCCQPVRVRDRVLGYVAVCEQHKHLNSMELIALEHACTTVALEIVKQRAVDETARRLEMDFFDELLDGAVRSREVAERRAAALGWPVETSYYVVVSDVDGFESHVVSKGGEPFARAIKDRMVRTAQSALARWLGAQVGTGPAVMVRSDSLVCIVPVASDPGKNGVPAAREIMRELSGRMEGMSISVGVSHVHSEILELPVAYREAHHAAHMALVLFGGNCVTHVEDVAVFNLMMTGIDHRELGGFCNRMLGPLLEQPLSDRAVLMDTLETYVLSGGSHAETARRLFIHRNTLKYRLNKLENILGRPLTDPSYILNLGVALRLWRLLKAEALTSPSIADSL; encoded by the coding sequence GTGGAGATAACGGTAGCTGAGGCTCTGAAAATCGGCGGCCTCAGGCACTGCCGGGTGGTGGCCGGCTCGCGAAACTTGGGTAACAAGATCCTTCACATCGACACCATGGAAGTGCCAGACATCAGGCCGTGGCTTCGTAAGCACGAACTCCTGGTGACAACCGCCTACGCCATCAAAGACGATACGCAGGCTCTAGCGCGCCTGATTGAATCGCTCGCCGAAGTGGAGGCGGCTGGGCTGGCCATCAAGCCGGGCCGATTCATAGGCAACCTCCCGGACTTCGTGATCGAGGCTGCTGACAAGCTCGGTGTTCCTCTCATCGAGATCCCCGTGGATCTTCCTTTCATCGAGATCACTCATCCTCTCATGAAGGCAATCCTGAGTCGACAAGCCCGCAGGCTGGAGTATTCAGAAGAAGTACACAGGGCCCTTCTCCGAGTGGCACTGGAGGGGCAAGGTTACGACTCCATAGCCACCACACTCCAGTCTCTTCTCGAATGCGGAGTGATCATTTTCAACAGGGAATTCGAGGTGCTTGCTCGGGCTGGCGCCAGCGACGTCGTTCCCACGCCGGATCAGCGAGCACACCTGGAGAGAATGTCGGGGGCCGGCCGTACCCGGCTGGGCCACTCAGGGTGGCGTTACTGCTGCCAGCCTGTGCGAGTGCGGGACAGGGTTCTCGGGTACGTGGCTGTCTGCGAGCAACACAAGCATCTCAACAGCATGGAACTGATAGCCTTGGAGCACGCGTGCACAACAGTGGCCTTGGAGATAGTGAAACAGCGGGCTGTCGATGAAACCGCCAGGCGTCTGGAGATGGACTTCTTCGACGAACTGCTAGACGGGGCGGTCCGCAGCCGAGAGGTGGCCGAAAGGCGCGCCGCGGCCTTGGGGTGGCCCGTGGAAACCAGTTACTACGTGGTGGTATCTGATGTGGACGGGTTCGAGAGTCACGTGGTGTCCAAAGGCGGAGAGCCTTTCGCCAGGGCCATCAAGGATCGGATGGTCCGGACCGCCCAATCAGCGCTGGCCCGTTGGCTGGGCGCTCAGGTCGGGACGGGACCCGCTGTCATGGTGCGCAGCGACAGCCTGGTCTGCATAGTCCCCGTTGCATCGGACCCGGGCAAGAACGGCGTACCCGCAGCCCGTGAAATCATGCGTGAACTGTCGGGGCGAATGGAAGGCATGAGTATCTCGGTGGGAGTGTCGCATGTGCACTCCGAGATCTTAGAACTCCCGGTGGCTTACAGGGAGGCCCATCACGCCGCGCACATGGCTCTCGTGCTCTTTGGAGGGAACTGCGTGACTCACGTGGAGGACGTGGCCGTGTTCAACCTCATGATGACCGGCATCGACCACCGGGAGCTCGGCGGGTTCTGCAACAGGATGCTCGGCCCCCTGCTGGAACAGCCTCTCTCGGACAGAGCCGTCCTCATGGACACATTAGAAACTTACGTCCTTTCGGGAGGCTCCCACGCGGAGACTGCCCGGAGGCTTTTCATTCACCGGAACACCCTGAAGTACAGGCTGAACAAGCTTGAGAATATCCTGGGGAGGCCCCTCACTGACCCGTCGTACATCCTCAACTTGGGTGTCGCACTGAGACTCTGGCGCCTTCTCAAAGCAGAGGCACTGACTAGCCCCAGCATAGCTGACTCACTATGA